In the genome of Pseudomonas putida, one region contains:
- a CDS encoding sensor histidine kinase: protein MLPRLKLPQHCRSRATLLRWATGLLCVGSLLANLTFTLRAVPLPASLLSVQLAAVIGVLWHWRQWARSISLRPAELADRMLKVQEGERQRLSRELHDDIGQSLTAAKLQLDWLQRRIPTELQAHCQTLRKTLESTLSNVRDVSAILNPRQLASLGLEASLRAHLVRTLESSDVHWSLECHQRLGGIGEAVSMAAFRITQEAVTNMLRHANARNLTISLRRTPAGLSLSIQDDGQGFEPAVDPAEAGQRGMAGMLERAAALQGTLCVSSQPGQGTRIDALFPWPPRTEERARTSTSHDL from the coding sequence ATGCTTCCACGCTTGAAACTCCCTCAGCATTGCCGCTCCCGCGCCACCTTGCTGCGCTGGGCGACCGGGTTGCTGTGCGTGGGATCACTGCTCGCCAACCTGACGTTTACCCTGCGCGCCGTCCCCCTCCCCGCGAGCCTGCTATCGGTGCAACTGGCCGCCGTAATCGGGGTCCTCTGGCATTGGCGCCAATGGGCCAGATCGATCAGTCTGCGCCCAGCGGAGCTGGCCGACCGCATGCTCAAGGTCCAGGAAGGCGAGCGCCAGCGCCTGAGCCGCGAACTGCATGACGACATCGGCCAATCGCTCACTGCCGCAAAGCTTCAGCTCGACTGGCTGCAACGGCGCATCCCGACAGAGCTTCAAGCGCACTGTCAGACCCTGCGCAAGACCCTTGAAAGCACTTTGAGCAATGTCAGAGATGTCTCTGCGATTCTCAACCCACGTCAATTGGCAAGCCTGGGGCTCGAGGCCAGTCTGCGGGCCCATCTGGTGCGCACGCTGGAGAGCAGCGACGTGCACTGGAGCCTGGAGTGCCACCAGCGCCTTGGCGGTATTGGCGAAGCGGTTTCCATGGCCGCCTTTCGGATCACCCAGGAAGCGGTGACCAACATGCTGCGTCACGCCAATGCACGCAATCTCACGATCAGCCTGCGCCGTACGCCCGCGGGCCTGAGCCTGTCGATCCAGGATGACGGCCAGGGCTTCGAACCTGCCGTCGACCCTGCCGAGGCCGGACAACGGGGCATGGCGGGGATGCTGGAACGCGCGGCGGCCCTGCAGGGCACCCTCTGCGTCTCAAGCCAACCGGGTCAAGGGACCCGCATCGATGCCCTGTTCCCATGGCCACCGCGCACCGAAGAGCGCGCCAGGACTTCCACTTCCCATGACCTGTAG
- a CDS encoding histidine kinase — protein MDSAPLNNGALQDFLLDAQVWLTKSQECLQHLELIDNDPDACQCLNETLDTLARRADALGLLEVAHYTAALQQLLAPVCQRQHLGQKALATLHACMNLLAWQLELVDISTGRLNLDNAEQSLLLEELANALGQPLPELCGPCQTRGELCTHSHLSHALVGSSTIVPRHRH, from the coding sequence ATGGACAGCGCACCACTGAACAACGGAGCCCTGCAGGATTTCCTGCTGGATGCACAAGTGTGGCTGACCAAGTCCCAGGAATGCCTTCAGCACCTGGAACTGATCGACAACGATCCCGATGCATGCCAATGCCTGAACGAGACACTCGACACTCTTGCCCGCCGTGCGGATGCGCTTGGGCTGCTCGAAGTCGCCCACTACACCGCCGCGCTCCAGCAATTGCTCGCGCCGGTCTGCCAGCGACAACACCTGGGCCAGAAGGCATTGGCCACGTTGCATGCCTGCATGAATCTATTGGCCTGGCAACTGGAGTTGGTGGACATCTCGACAGGCCGCTTGAACCTGGATAACGCGGAGCAGTCCCTGCTGCTCGAAGAACTGGCGAATGCCCTGGGGCAACCACTGCCGGAACTGTGCGGGCCATGCCAGACGCGCGGCGAACTGTGCACCCACTCTCACTTGTCTCATGCTCTTGTTGGCTCATCCACCATCGTGCCCCGCCACCGGCACTGA
- a CDS encoding chemotaxis protein, giving the protein MAGILDTVDQRTQLVGENRLEILMFRLAGRQLFAINVFKVQEVLQLPKLTLMPQRHAFVCGVVNLRGQTLPVIDLSQAIGMRPLQPGPNSTIIVTEYNRSVQAFLVGGVDRIVNMNWEAIMPPPSSAGRQHYLTAITKVDEQLVEVIDVEKVLAEIVPYNTRVSRDKLDDPVLARARGREVLLVDDSSVALVQLRETLSQLGMKLHVASDGLKALRMLKGWADAGEDVCEKLLMVFTDAEMPEMDGYRLTTEIRGDARLRGLYVVLHTSLSGSFNESMVKKVGCDNFLSKFQPDRLVDVVRQRLMLDHATA; this is encoded by the coding sequence ATGGCTGGCATTCTCGATACGGTCGATCAACGCACACAATTGGTGGGTGAGAACCGCCTGGAAATCCTCATGTTCCGGCTGGCGGGGCGTCAGTTGTTCGCCATCAACGTGTTCAAGGTCCAAGAAGTGCTGCAACTGCCGAAGCTGACCTTGATGCCGCAGCGCCACGCTTTCGTGTGTGGGGTTGTCAATCTGCGCGGCCAGACACTGCCAGTGATCGACCTCTCCCAGGCGATTGGCATGCGGCCGCTGCAGCCTGGTCCGAACAGCACCATCATCGTTACCGAGTACAACCGCTCGGTACAGGCGTTTTTGGTGGGTGGGGTCGACCGCATCGTCAACATGAACTGGGAAGCCATCATGCCGCCGCCATCCAGCGCCGGGCGCCAGCACTATCTGACCGCGATCACCAAGGTCGATGAGCAGTTGGTAGAGGTGATCGATGTGGAAAAGGTTCTGGCCGAGATCGTGCCTTACAACACTCGCGTTTCGCGGGACAAGCTCGATGATCCGGTCCTGGCGCGTGCCCGTGGGCGTGAAGTGTTGTTGGTGGACGATTCCAGCGTGGCCCTGGTGCAGTTGCGCGAGACCTTGTCTCAGTTGGGCATGAAGTTGCACGTGGCAAGCGATGGCCTCAAGGCCTTGCGCATGCTCAAGGGGTGGGCGGATGCCGGGGAGGATGTTTGCGAGAAGTTGCTGATGGTATTTACCGACGCGGAAATGCCCGAAATGGATGGGTACCGACTGACCACCGAAATCCGTGGTGACGCGCGCTTGCGAGGGCTTTACGTGGTGCTGCATACCTCCCTCTCGGGCAGTTTCAACGAGTCCATGGTGAAGAAGGTGGGTTGTGACAACTTCCTTTCCAAGTTCCAGCCTGACCGCCTGGTGGATGTGGTGCGACAGCGCCTGATGCTGGATCACGCTACAGCCTAG
- a CDS encoding MOSC domain-containing protein produces MFLSALYRYPVKSGQAQSLPDSPVDLLGLQGDRRWMVVEQDNGRFLTQRAWPGLGQINANYDEHGQLLLKAPGQAPLAVPVPGADDDLRGVTIWRDTLRVPDAGDAAAAWLSELLGKSVRLVHCPEQRARYLPNGYGLNSDRAAFPDGFPLLLIGQGSLDELSRRVGRPMEMLRFRPNLVVEGAAPFAEDGWKRIRIGDLTFRVLKPSVRCILTTLDPATGERSADREPLTTLKTFREKEGDVLFGQNLAVDGPGTLRVGMAVEVIE; encoded by the coding sequence ATGTTTTTGAGCGCGTTGTATCGATACCCGGTGAAATCGGGGCAGGCCCAGAGCCTGCCGGACTCGCCGGTCGACCTTCTGGGATTGCAGGGTGACCGGCGCTGGATGGTGGTGGAGCAGGACAATGGACGCTTCCTCACCCAGCGCGCCTGGCCTGGTCTGGGGCAGATCAACGCCAACTATGACGAGCACGGGCAATTGCTGCTCAAGGCCCCAGGACAGGCGCCGTTGGCCGTGCCCGTGCCCGGGGCGGATGACGACCTGCGTGGTGTGACCATCTGGCGTGACACCCTGCGAGTGCCGGATGCCGGGGATGCTGCCGCCGCCTGGTTGAGCGAACTGCTCGGCAAGTCGGTACGACTGGTGCATTGCCCAGAGCAGCGGGCACGGTATCTACCCAATGGCTATGGCCTGAACAGCGACCGGGCGGCGTTTCCGGACGGATTTCCGTTGTTGCTGATCGGGCAAGGGTCGCTGGACGAACTGAGCCGGCGGGTCGGGCGCCCTATGGAAATGCTGCGGTTTCGGCCGAATCTGGTGGTGGAAGGGGCTGCACCGTTTGCCGAGGATGGCTGGAAGCGCATTCGTATTGGCGACCTGACCTTCCGGGTGCTCAAGCCTAGCGTGCGGTGCATCTTGACCACGCTTGACCCTGCCACTGGGGAACGCAGTGCGGATCGTGAGCCTTTGACGACGCTGAAGACATTTCGGGAGAAGGAGGGGGATGTGCTGTTTGGGCAGAACCTGGCGGTCGATGGTCCTGGGACGTTGCGGGTTGGGATGGCGGTCGAGGTGATCGAGTAA
- a CDS encoding transglycosylase SLT domain-containing protein, producing the protein MRSRLLQLVSCLLLTATTASAAQAIDITQQRQYYDEAKRALAKGDKGPYLRYANALRDYPLTPYLAYDELTARLKSASNEEIESFLAQHGDLPQANWMKLRWLRWLAERGEWNTFVKYYDPKLNFTELDCLNGQYQLTHGLRAEGFASAEKLWNVGKSQPAACDTLFGLWAAEGQLTEAKRWQRAKLAAQARNYSLANNLVKTLTTLAPQGRLLIEVAQKPELLNQPSRFTPVNEAMSDVVSLGLRRLARQDPERAMSLLDDYAQRMHFSRDEKVAIAREIGLTLARRYDPRALDLMTRYDPELRDNTVSEWRLRLLLRLGRWEDAYELTKRLPQDLASSNRWRYWQARSLELAQPNNPQIPLLYKTVARERDFYGFLAADRAQTPYQLNNKPLMLSQQLINKVRNTPGVRRALEFHARGQIVEGRREWYHVSRHFNRDEMVAQARLAYDLRWYFPAIRTISQAQYWDDLDIRFPMAHRDTLVREAKVRGLHSSWVFAITRQESAFMEDARSSVGASGLMQLMPATAKETARKFNIPLASPSQVLNPDKNIQLGAAYLSQVHGQFNGNRVLASAAYNAGPGRVRQWLKGAKHLSFDVWVESIPFDETRQYVQNVLSYSVIYGQKLNSPQPLVDWHERYFDDM; encoded by the coding sequence ATGCGCAGCCGCCTGCTCCAACTCGTTTCCTGCCTGCTGCTCACCGCCACCACCGCGAGCGCGGCACAAGCCATCGATATCACCCAGCAACGTCAATACTATGACGAGGCCAAGCGTGCCCTGGCCAAGGGCGACAAGGGGCCCTACCTGCGCTATGCCAATGCGCTTCGCGACTATCCGCTGACTCCTTACCTGGCCTACGACGAGCTCACCGCTCGCCTCAAGAGCGCCAGCAATGAAGAAATCGAAAGCTTTCTCGCCCAGCATGGCGACCTGCCCCAAGCCAATTGGATGAAACTGCGCTGGCTGCGCTGGCTGGCCGAGCGCGGCGAATGGAACACCTTCGTCAAGTACTATGACCCCAAGCTCAATTTCACCGAACTGGACTGCCTGAACGGCCAATACCAGCTGACCCATGGCCTGCGCGCGGAAGGTTTTGCCAGTGCCGAAAAGTTGTGGAACGTCGGCAAGTCACAACCTGCGGCCTGCGACACCCTGTTCGGTCTGTGGGCGGCCGAAGGCCAATTGACCGAAGCCAAACGCTGGCAGCGGGCCAAGCTCGCGGCCCAGGCACGCAATTACAGCCTGGCCAACAACCTGGTCAAGACGCTGACCACCCTCGCCCCCCAGGGCCGACTGCTGATCGAGGTGGCGCAAAAGCCTGAACTGCTCAATCAGCCTTCCCGCTTCACTCCCGTCAACGAGGCCATGTCCGATGTGGTCAGCCTGGGCTTGCGCCGTCTGGCTCGTCAGGACCCTGAGCGGGCCATGTCACTGCTCGACGACTACGCCCAGCGCATGCACTTCTCCCGCGACGAGAAGGTCGCCATCGCCCGCGAGATCGGCCTGACCCTGGCGCGCCGCTATGACCCTCGCGCCCTGGACCTGATGACCCGTTACGACCCCGAGCTACGCGACAACACTGTCAGCGAGTGGCGCCTGCGCCTGCTGTTGCGCCTGGGTCGCTGGGAAGATGCCTACGAGCTGACCAAGCGCCTGCCACAGGACCTGGCCAGCAGTAACCGCTGGCGTTACTGGCAAGCGCGTAGCCTGGAACTGGCGCAGCCGAACAACCCGCAGATCCCGCTGCTGTACAAGACAGTGGCCCGCGAGCGTGATTTCTACGGTTTTCTCGCCGCCGACCGCGCACAAACGCCCTATCAGCTCAACAACAAGCCATTGATGCTGAGCCAGCAGTTGATCAACAAGGTGCGTAACACCCCAGGCGTGCGTCGCGCCCTGGAATTCCATGCTCGTGGTCAGATCGTCGAGGGTCGTCGTGAGTGGTACCACGTCAGCCGCCACTTCAACCGCGACGAGATGGTCGCCCAGGCCCGCCTGGCCTATGACCTGCGCTGGTACTTCCCGGCGATCCGTACTATCAGCCAGGCCCAGTACTGGGATGATCTGGACATCCGCTTCCCCATGGCCCATCGCGACACGCTGGTGCGCGAAGCCAAGGTACGCGGGCTGCATTCGAGCTGGGTGTTTGCCATTACCCGCCAGGAAAGCGCCTTCATGGAAGATGCCCGCTCCAGCGTAGGGGCCAGTGGCCTGATGCAGCTGATGCCGGCGACGGCCAAAGAGACAGCGCGCAAGTTCAACATTCCGCTGGCCTCACCTTCGCAGGTGCTCAATCCGGACAAGAACATTCAGCTGGGTGCGGCCTACCTGAGTCAGGTGCATGGGCAGTTCAACGGCAACCGGGTCTTGGCCTCGGCGGCGTACAACGCAGGTCCTGGGCGGGTACGGCAGTGGCTCAAGGGAGCCAAGCACCTGAGCTTCGATGTATGGGTGGAGTCGATCCCGTTCGACGAGACGCGGCAATATGTGCAGAACGTGTTGTCTTATTCGGTGATCTATGGGCAGAAGCTGAATTCGCCGCAGCCGTTGGTAGATTGGCATGAGCGGTATTTTGACGATATGTGA
- a CDS encoding ATP-binding cassette domain-containing protein: MTLLKFSDVSLAFGAMPLLDKVSWQIARGERVCIIGRNGTGKSSMLRLVKGEQKPDDGEIWRAPGLKIGELPQELPVADERTVFDVVAEGLDGVGALLAEYHHLSQNIQGDADLEKLMHVQHELEARDGWRLQQVVESTLSRLQLPADKTLAELSGGWRRRVLLAQALVSEPDLLLLDEPTNHLDIGAIAWLEEALSGFNGAVLFITHDRSFLQNLATRILELDRGGLIDWNGDYASFLVHKEAMLAAEETANALFDKRLAQEEVWIRQGIKARRTRNEGRVRALKALRVERGERRERQGKANIQIEVADKSGKQVMMLENVSFAHADGPALVKNFSMVLQREDRIGLLGANGTGKTTLLKLMLGDLEPTSGKVERGTKLEVAYFDQLRHQLDLEKTVIDNLAEGRDFIEIDGQNRHVLSYLGDFLFSPQRARTPVKALSGGERARLLLAKLFSKPANLLVLDEPTNDLDVETLELLEEVLSNFKGTVLMVSHDRAFLDNVVTSTLVFEGEGRVREYVGGYEDWIRQGGSPKLLGVAESKGGKAELGSAVVEKPVEQAAPVASVSVAAADPAKKKLSYKLQRELEALPGQIDELEQRMATVQEEVNAPGFYQRPIDETSAVLAKLEQMQGELDTLVERWAELEG, encoded by the coding sequence ATGACCCTGCTCAAATTCAGCGATGTGTCCCTTGCGTTCGGCGCCATGCCGCTACTGGACAAGGTGTCCTGGCAGATCGCGCGTGGCGAGCGGGTGTGCATCATCGGCCGTAACGGCACCGGCAAATCGAGCATGCTGCGGCTGGTCAAGGGCGAGCAGAAGCCTGACGACGGCGAGATTTGGCGTGCCCCAGGCCTGAAGATCGGCGAACTGCCGCAAGAACTGCCGGTTGCCGACGAGCGTACGGTGTTCGACGTGGTGGCCGAAGGCCTGGACGGCGTCGGCGCGCTGCTGGCCGAGTATCACCACCTGAGCCAGAACATCCAGGGCGATGCCGACCTTGAGAAGCTGATGCACGTCCAGCATGAGCTCGAAGCCCGCGATGGCTGGCGCCTGCAGCAGGTGGTGGAAAGCACCCTGAGCCGCCTGCAACTGCCCGCAGACAAGACCCTCGCCGAGCTGTCCGGTGGTTGGCGTCGGCGTGTGTTGCTGGCCCAGGCACTGGTATCCGAGCCAGACCTGTTGCTGCTCGATGAGCCGACCAACCACCTGGACATCGGTGCCATCGCCTGGCTCGAAGAGGCCCTGAGCGGCTTCAACGGCGCCGTGCTGTTCATCACTCACGACCGTTCCTTCCTGCAGAATCTGGCTACCCGCATCCTGGAACTGGATCGCGGCGGCCTGATCGACTGGAACGGCGATTACGCAAGCTTCCTGGTGCACAAGGAGGCCATGCTGGCTGCCGAGGAAACCGCCAACGCGCTGTTCGACAAGCGCCTGGCTCAGGAAGAGGTGTGGATTCGCCAGGGCATCAAGGCCCGACGTACCCGCAACGAAGGCCGCGTGCGTGCCCTGAAGGCCTTGCGCGTGGAGCGTGGGGAGCGTCGCGAGCGCCAGGGTAAGGCGAACATTCAGATCGAGGTTGCGGACAAGTCCGGCAAGCAGGTCATGATGCTGGAGAATGTCAGCTTCGCGCATGCCGATGGCCCGGCGCTGGTCAAGAACTTCTCCATGGTCCTGCAGCGCGAGGACCGCATCGGTCTGCTGGGTGCCAACGGTACCGGCAAGACCACATTGCTCAAGCTGATGCTGGGCGATCTGGAGCCCACCTCGGGCAAGGTCGAGCGCGGTACCAAGCTGGAGGTCGCCTACTTCGACCAGTTGCGCCATCAACTGGACCTGGAGAAGACGGTCATCGATAACCTCGCCGAAGGGCGGGACTTCATCGAGATCGACGGCCAGAACCGCCACGTGCTCAGCTATCTGGGCGACTTCCTGTTCAGCCCACAGCGTGCCCGTACGCCGGTCAAGGCGTTGTCCGGAGGCGAGCGGGCGCGGCTGTTGCTGGCCAAGCTGTTCAGCAAGCCGGCCAACCTGCTGGTGCTGGACGAGCCGACCAACGACCTCGATGTGGAAACCCTCGAACTGCTCGAGGAAGTGCTCTCCAACTTCAAGGGCACCGTGCTCATGGTCAGCCATGACCGGGCGTTCCTCGACAATGTGGTGACCAGCACCCTGGTGTTCGAGGGCGAAGGTCGAGTGCGTGAATACGTCGGTGGCTATGAAGACTGGATTCGCCAAGGTGGCTCGCCCAAGCTGCTTGGCGTGGCCGAGAGCAAGGGCGGCAAGGCCGAGCTGGGCAGCGCCGTGGTGGAGAAGCCTGTCGAGCAGGCAGCACCTGTGGCGAGCGTATCGGTGGCTGCGGCGGATCCTGCGAAGAAGAAGTTGAGCTACAAGCTGCAGCGCGAGCTCGAGGCTCTGCCTGGACAAATCGATGAACTGGAACAGCGCATGGCCACGGTGCAGGAAGAGGTCAATGCCCCGGGCTTCTACCAGCGCCCGATCGACGAGACCTCAGCGGTGCTGGCCAAACTTGAACAGATGCAGGGCGAGCTGGATACGCTGGTCGAGCGTTGGGCAGAGCTGGAAGGGTAA
- a CDS encoding universal stress protein, which produces MSYEHLLVAVDLTEECDPVIKRAMKLAEPTGAKVSLVHIVEPMAMAFGGDVPMDLSQLQQQQFDQAKERMERLFNKYPSINRGDSHLTYGQPRQEIHQLAKDQNCDLIVVGSHGRHGLALLLGSTANDVLHGAPCDVLAVRLQKKES; this is translated from the coding sequence ATGTCCTACGAACATCTTCTGGTTGCTGTCGACCTGACCGAAGAATGCGACCCGGTGATCAAGCGCGCCATGAAGCTCGCCGAACCGACTGGGGCCAAGGTTTCGCTGGTGCACATCGTCGAACCCATGGCCATGGCCTTTGGTGGCGACGTGCCGATGGACCTGTCGCAATTGCAGCAACAACAGTTCGATCAGGCCAAGGAGCGCATGGAGCGCCTGTTCAACAAGTACCCGAGCATCAACCGTGGCGATTCGCACCTGACCTACGGCCAGCCACGCCAGGAAATCCATCAACTGGCCAAGGACCAGAACTGCGACCTGATCGTGGTCGGCAGTCATGGCCGCCACGGCCTGGCCTTGTTGCTTGGCTCTACTGCAAACGATGTGCTGCACGGCGCGCCTTGTGACGTGCTCGCGGTGCGCCTGCAGAAGAAAGAAAGCTGA
- the fadB gene encoding fatty acid oxidation complex subunit alpha FadB — translation MIYEGKAITVKALESGIVELKFDLKGESVNKFNRLTLEELRQAVDAIKADAAIKGVIVSSGKDVFIVGADITEFVDNFKLPEAELVAGNLQANRIFNDFEDLDVPTVAAINGIALGGGLEMCLAADYRVMSSNAKIGLPEVKLGIYPGFGGTVRLPRLIGSDNAIEWIASGKENRAEDALKVGAVDAVVAPELLQSAALDLVKRAISGELDHKAKRQPKLEKLKLNAIEQMMAFETAKGFVAGQAGPNYPAPVEAIKTIQKAANFGRDKALEVEAAGFAKLARTSVAESLIGLFLNDQELKRKAKAYDEIARDVKQAAVLGAGIMGGGIAYQSAVKGTPILMKDIREEAIQLGLNEASKLLGKRVEKGRMTPAKMAEALNAIRPALSYGDFGNVDIVVEAVVENPKVKQAVLAEVEGQVKEDAILASNTSTISINLLAKALKRPENFVGMHFFNPVHMMPLVEVIRGEKSSEVAVATTVAYAKKMGKNPIVVNDCPGFLVNRVLFPYFGGFAKLVSAGVDFVRIDKVMEKFGWPMGPAYLMDVVGIDTGHHGRDVMAEGFPDRMKDDRRSAVDALYEANRLGQKNGKGFYAYETDKRGKPKKVADASVLDVLKPVVFEQREVTDEDIINWMMIPLCLETVRCLEDGIVETAAEADMGLVYGIGFPPFRGGALRYIDSIGVAEFVALADQYADLGPLYHPTAKLREMAKNGQRFFN, via the coding sequence ATGATTTACGAAGGTAAAGCCATCACGGTTAAGGCTCTTGAAAGTGGCATCGTCGAACTGAAGTTCGATCTCAAGGGTGAGTCCGTCAACAAGTTCAACCGCCTGACCCTGGAAGAACTGCGCCAGGCCGTGGACGCCATCAAGGCCGACGCCGCCATCAAAGGCGTGATCGTCAGCAGCGGCAAGGACGTGTTCATCGTCGGCGCCGACATCACCGAATTCGTCGACAACTTCAAGCTGCCCGAGGCCGAGCTGGTCGCCGGCAACCTGCAAGCCAACCGCATCTTCAACGACTTCGAAGACCTCGACGTGCCGACCGTAGCTGCCATCAACGGCATCGCCCTGGGCGGTGGTCTGGAAATGTGCCTGGCGGCCGACTACCGCGTCATGTCCTCGAACGCCAAGATCGGCCTGCCGGAAGTCAAACTGGGCATCTACCCAGGCTTCGGTGGCACCGTGCGGCTGCCGCGCCTGATCGGTTCGGATAACGCCATCGAGTGGATCGCCTCCGGTAAGGAAAACCGTGCCGAGGACGCACTCAAAGTCGGCGCCGTCGATGCCGTGGTTGCCCCCGAACTGCTGCAGAGCGCTGCTCTGGACTTGGTCAAGCGCGCCATCAGTGGTGAGCTGGACCACAAGGCCAAGCGTCAGCCAAAGCTTGAAAAGCTCAAGCTCAACGCCATTGAACAAATGATGGCCTTCGAGACGGCCAAGGGCTTCGTCGCCGGTCAGGCCGGCCCGAACTACCCGGCACCGGTCGAAGCCATCAAGACCATCCAGAAAGCCGCCAATTTCGGTCGCGACAAGGCCCTGGAAGTCGAGGCCGCAGGCTTTGCCAAGCTGGCCCGCACCTCGGTTGCCGAGAGTCTGATCGGCCTGTTCCTCAATGATCAGGAACTCAAGCGCAAGGCCAAGGCGTACGACGAGATCGCGCGCGACGTGAAGCAGGCCGCCGTGCTCGGCGCCGGCATCATGGGGGGCGGCATCGCCTATCAGTCCGCTGTCAAGGGCACGCCGATCCTGATGAAGGACATCCGCGAGGAAGCCATTCAGTTGGGCTTGAACGAAGCCTCCAAGCTGCTCGGCAAGCGCGTCGAGAAGGGGCGTATGACCCCAGCGAAGATGGCCGAGGCACTCAACGCCATTCGCCCGGCTCTGTCCTACGGTGATTTCGGCAATGTCGATATCGTCGTCGAGGCGGTGGTCGAGAATCCGAAGGTCAAACAGGCAGTCCTGGCGGAAGTGGAAGGGCAGGTCAAAGAGGATGCGATTCTCGCCTCCAACACCTCGACCATTTCCATCAACCTGCTGGCCAAGGCCCTCAAGCGCCCCGAGAACTTCGTCGGCATGCACTTCTTCAACCCGGTGCACATGATGCCGCTGGTGGAAGTCATCCGTGGCGAGAAATCCAGTGAAGTGGCGGTCGCCACCACCGTCGCCTACGCCAAGAAAATGGGCAAGAACCCAATCGTGGTCAACGACTGCCCGGGCTTCTTGGTCAACCGCGTGCTGTTCCCGTACTTCGGCGGTTTCGCCAAGCTGGTGAGCGCCGGTGTCGACTTCGTGCGCATTGACAAGGTGATGGAAAAGTTCGGTTGGCCGATGGGCCCGGCCTATCTGATGGACGTGGTCGGCATCGACACCGGCCACCACGGTCGAGATGTCATGGCAGAGGGCTTCCCGGACCGCATGAAGGACGATCGTCGCTCCGCCGTCGACGCCCTGTACGAGGCCAATCGCCTGGGCCAGAAGAATGGCAAGGGCTTCTACGCCTACGAAACCGACAAGCGCGGAAAGCCGAAGAAGGTCGCCGATGCCTCGGTGCTGGATGTGCTCAAACCGGTGGTCTTCGAGCAGCGTGAAGTAACCGACGAGGACATCATCAACTGGATGATGATCCCGCTTTGCCTGGAGACCGTCCGCTGCTTGGAAGATGGCATCGTCGAGACCGCGGCCGAGGCCGATATGGGCCTGGTATACGGCATTGGCTTCCCTCCCTTCCGTGGTGGCGCGCTGCGTTACATCGATTCGATCGGGGTCGCTGAGTTCGTTGCCCTGGCCGACCAGTATGCCGATCTGGGGCCGCTGTACCACCCGACCGCGAAGCTGCGCGAAATGGCCAAGAACGGCCAGCGCTTCTTCAACTGA
- the fadA gene encoding acetyl-CoA C-acyltransferase FadA, translating into MSLNPRDVVIVDFGRTPMGRSKGGMHRNTRAEDMSAHLISKLLERNDKVDPKEVEDVIWGCVNQTLEQGWNIARMASLMTPIPHTSAAQTVSRLCGSSMSALHTAAQAIMTGNGDVFVVGGVEHMGHVSMMHGVDPNPHLSLHAAKASGMMGLTAEMLGKMHGITREQQDLFGLRSHQLAHQATVEGNFKDEIIPMQGYDENGFLKVFDYDETIRPETTLEGLASLKPAFNPKGGTVTAGTSSQITDGASCMIVMSGQRAMDLGIQPLAVLRSMAVAGVDPAIMGYGPVPATQKALKRAGLTMADIDFIELNEAFAAQALPVLKDLKVLDKMDEKVNLHGGAIALGHPFGCSGARISGTLLNVMKQKGGTLGVATMCIGLGQGITTVFERV; encoded by the coding sequence ATGAGCCTGAATCCAAGAGACGTGGTGATTGTCGACTTCGGTCGCACGCCGATGGGTCGTTCCAAAGGCGGCATGCACCGTAACACCCGTGCCGAGGATATGTCCGCGCACCTGATCAGCAAGCTGCTGGAGCGCAACGACAAGGTCGATCCGAAAGAAGTCGAGGACGTGATCTGGGGGTGCGTCAACCAGACCCTGGAGCAGGGCTGGAACATTGCCCGCATGGCGTCGTTGATGACCCCGATCCCACACACCTCCGCTGCCCAGACCGTCAGCCGGCTGTGCGGCTCGTCGATGAGCGCGCTGCACACCGCCGCCCAGGCGATCATGACTGGCAACGGTGATGTGTTCGTCGTCGGTGGTGTCGAGCACATGGGCCACGTCAGCATGATGCACGGCGTGGACCCCAACCCGCACCTGTCCCTGCATGCCGCCAAGGCGTCGGGCATGATGGGCCTGACCGCGGAAATGCTCGGCAAGATGCACGGCATCACCCGTGAGCAGCAAGACCTGTTTGGCCTGCGTTCGCACCAGCTTGCCCACCAGGCGACGGTCGAGGGCAACTTCAAGGATGAGATCATCCCGATGCAGGGCTATGACGAGAACGGTTTCCTGAAGGTCTTCGATTACGATGAGACCATTCGCCCGGAAACTACCCTCGAAGGCCTGGCGTCGCTCAAGCCGGCGTTCAACCCCAAAGGGGGCACCGTCACCGCTGGTACTTCGTCGCAAATCACCGATGGCGCTTCGTGCATGATCGTCATGTCCGGCCAGCGTGCCATGGACCTGGGGATCCAGCCTCTGGCGGTTCTGCGCTCGATGGCGGTGGCCGGGGTCGACCCGGCGATCATGGGCTACGGGCCGGTGCCCGCGACCCAGAAGGCCCTCAAGCGCGCCGGCCTGACGATGGCCGACATCGACTTCATCGAACTCAACGAAGCGTTCGCGGCGCAGGCCTTGCCCGTGCTCAAGGACTTGAAAGTGCTCGACAAGATGGATGAGAAGGTTAACCTGCACGGCGGCGCCATCGCATTGGGCCACCCGTTCGGTTGCTCAGGGGCACGGATTTCCGGCACTCTGCTCAACGTCATGAAGCAAAAGGGTGGCACCCTCGGCGTTGCCACCATGTGCATCGGCCTGGGCCAAGGCATCACCACTGTCTTCGAGCGCGTCTGA